AATTCCGAATTCGGTCCATCTGGCCTGGTCGATGGATAGTATCCCGTGACTGAGAGCAACATGCGATACTTCGTGCGCAAGAATAGCCGCGAGTTCATCTTCGTTTGATGCAAGGTCAATTAATCCGCTGCATATCAGTATAAATCCCCCGGGACACGCAATCGCGTTTATCTCGGTGCTGTTCATGACAAGGAAATGATATCCTCCAAAAAGGGTAGGCTTTGGAGAGCTGCAGGCGACGGTCTGGCCTACAAGATTGACGTACTGCTGAAGAGCGGGGTTTTCGAGTGGCACGTACATATTAAGAACGGTTGCCGCTACGGACCGGCCCAGGTAATACTCCTCAACTTCGGTGATATCCCTGTTCGCCCTGTCGAATGATTCAGCGATATCAAGGGCGCTCTGGACATCGTCATCTTCAATAATATCTACAATATCTCCAAGGCCGAAGGCCAGGAGAGCGGATATGATTATACTGAGAAAAGTCATTATCTTGTCCCCCTTACATTCGAAGGGGTTTCAGTTGAAGTTGTGGCCCCGGTATCTTCGATGAGATTTCCATCAACAAGGAACTGGTAGAGCTGTTGTGGTGTGACTGCCCAGGATGTCTCCATGTTGTTTACCTGGGAAAAATCAAGATCCGGGTGTTCACCTGCGTAGGTCTCTTCGATATCCTGATTAAAGCCACGGCCTGCAAGCATTATCTCGTCTGAGGTTACATCCCCGGATGCGGATGAACCACCAGAGGCTGCCTGGATGGCTCCTGTAACCGAAGTGCAGTGTATCCATCCATCCTGATTGAGGGCTGTGGTAATCCTGTACCATTCTCCGTTTATCTCGTCAATTACAGCCATGGTTCCGTAGCTGACAGGTTCTACAGGTGACGCGTAGAACGCAGGCATCGGATAGATTGACTGATTCTGTACGGCGATGGCAACCTCGTCTCCAACCTGTGGTTCTGCATCTTCGTCCGCGTAAAGGGAGAGCGATACAAGCAGAATTAGAATAATAAGCAATTTCATTGTGTACCTCCATTTCTGTAGAGATTGTAAGCAGAATTGTATATATTGTCCATACCTGTAGTTGAAAAGCGATTCTTCGGGGTTGTGGACTTATCAAGTACATGATGATATTATAAATAATGGGGGTTAAGAATGTTATCATTACTATTATCCATGTTGATGCTGGTTGACAGAGCTTTATTACCCACACCGCAACTGCTCACTCAGGACTTCGGTCAGCCTCCTCCTCCGCAGCTGCCTGTGGTAGTAAGGCTGATCCCGCCGGCTCCCGGACAGATGTATGTTGAAGATCTCTGGAGGATCTCGCTTAACAACACCATGTCCGAAGTGTTCTCGGTTTACCTGTTCGTGACGATAGAGAAAGCCGGTGCGGGATTGCTGATGGATGCTACCACATCTGTGTTCCTGCTTCCACCGGGTTACCTTGAGCTC
The sequence above is a segment of the Candidatus Aegiribacteria sp. genome. Coding sequences within it:
- a CDS encoding M48 family metalloprotease translates to MTFLSIIISALLAFGLGDIVDIIEDDDVQSALDIAESFDRANRDITEVEEYYLGRSVAATVLNMYVPLENPALQQYVNLVGQTVACSSPKPTLFGGYHFLVMNSTEINAIACPGGFILICSGLIDLASNEDELAAILAHEVSHVALSHGILSIDQARWTEFGILVANESAERSGINEVQAAAEDYGELVEDVVSNIITKGYSQETEFQADSLAAEICANAGYDPCALASILQTMSAIDSRSGPGFWQTHPSPEDRITAINAVIATLPQSQVDPVRTARFDEYTSGSVIVQDTGSGTTGTGSRGSTGSTGGRGSSGSSGSRP